In Vanessa cardui chromosome 8, ilVanCard2.1, whole genome shotgun sequence, the following are encoded in one genomic region:
- the LOC124531638 gene encoding histidine-rich glycoprotein-like, whose amino-acid sequence MRLVLLLGLIVIVVVAEARRIPSKKNEKLQKKEELADQEDAATEHKKEHSKNHEFKKGGGKDHHAHHHDEHGEKGHKGYKGHHHHEEGKKGHHDKEHHKGEYDDHGGHKKDHHHEDGHYDEHHKGAKGEKGHKYEEKGHYNKGHSTKGHHEIHKLDEFKKDKHFFDEDGDSGHEEKHGGYHEEHGHKKGGHFKKGHHHGEHHEHEHGEKGHHEKGGHHHEHKGHKTSAGHDEHHHHHHDHAKKGGHEHHKKHGYKKGH is encoded by the coding sequence ATGAGGCTAGTATTATTGTTAGGTTTAATTGTGATAGTTGTCGTTGCAGAAGCGCGTCGAATACCTTCGAAAAAAAATGAGAAACTTCAGAAGAAAGAAGAGTTAGCTGATCAAGAAGATGCGGCGACGGAACATAAAAAGGAACACAGCAAAAATCATGAATTCAAAAAGGGCGGCGGAAAAGATCATCATGCACACCACCACGATGAACATGGAGAAAAGGGTCATAAAGGTTATAAAGGTCATCATCATCACGAAGAAGGAAAAAAAGGTCACCATGATAAGGAACACCACAAAGGTGAGTATGATGATCACGGTGGTCATAAAAAGGACCACCATCACGAGGATGGTCATTATGACGAGCATCATAAAGGGGCTAAGGGCGAAAAAGGGCATAAATACGAGGAAAAAGGACATTACAATAAAGGACATTCGACAAAGGGACACCACGAAATACACAAACTCGATGAGTTTAAGAAAGATAAACACTTCTTTGATGAGGACGGTGATTCCGGCCACGAGGAGAAACACGGGGGCTATCACGAAGAACATGGTCATAAAAAAGGCGGGCATTTCAAGAAAGGCCACCATCACGGCGAACATCATGAACACGAGCACGGCGAAAAGGGACACCATGAAAAGGGCGGACATCATCATGAGCACAAAGGGCACAAGACTTCCGCCGGCCATGATGaacaccatcatcatcatcacgaCCACGCCAAGAAGGGTGGACATGAACATCACAAGAAACATGGTTACAAGAAAGGTCATTGA
- the LOC124532078 gene encoding histidine-rich glycoprotein-like, with protein sequence MRSLLVLCGLVALVAAVSAREIREKREADLEVAASGHHWDKGGGHEHHGHHHHDHGDHDHKGHKGHHEHHHGKHGHHHHGGHKGHHGEHGGHKKHHHHDEGYHHHDGYGEKGEHGHGHEEHGHFHKGHDTKGHHGVEKHDEFKKDKHFHDHHGEKGHHSHHGGHHHEGGYKKGGHFHKGHKHGGHHEHGHGKKGHHEKGGHHHHHKGHHGDGGHHEHWDHHHDHDKKGGHEDHKHWGHKSHH encoded by the coding sequence ATGAGAAGTCTTCTGGTGTTGTGTGGGCTGGTGGCTCTCGTAGCCGCGGTCTCCGCTAGGGAGATCCGGGAAAAGAGGGAAGCCGACCTCGAGGTTGCAGCCTCGGGTCATCACTGGGACAAGGGTGGCGGCCATGAGCATCATGGgcatcatcatcatgatcacGGTGATCACGACCACAAGGGACACAAGGGACATCACGAACACCACCACGGTAAGCACGGCCACCATCATCATGGAGGGCATAAGGGACATCATGGCGAGCACGGTGGCCACAAGAAGCACCATCACCACGATGAAGGCTACCATCATCACGACGGGTATGGTGAAAAAGGAGAACATGGACATGGCCACGAGGAGCACGGTCACTTCCACAAGGGCCACGACACTAAGGGCCACCATGGTGTTGAAAAACACGACGAATTCAAAAAGGATAAGCACTTCCATGACCATCACGGAGAAAAGGGTCACCATTCCCACCACGGTGGTCACCATCATGAGGGCGGTTACAAAAAGGGAGGTCATTTCCACAAGGGACACAAACACGGTGGCCACCACGAGCACGGTCACGGAAAGAAAGGTCATCATGAAAAGGGAGgacaccaccaccaccacaaGGGACATCATGGCGACGGTGGCCACCATGAGCACTGGGATCACCACCACGATCACGACAAGAAAGGAGGCCACGAGGACCACAAGCACTGGGGACACAAGTCTCATCACTAA
- the LOC124532161 gene encoding histidine-rich glycoprotein-like — MRAIALFGLLVVVAAVHAKNVRHRREADLEGAASHHWEKGAGGEHHGDHHSEVGGSDEKGYKGYHAQDSGKKGHSLHEGNKGYFGESGGHKKNHHHDDGYYNEHHSGEKGEKGHSFEEKGHFHKGHSTKGHHGIHKLDEFKKDKHFHDKHGESGFDEGYGGYHQEGGYKKGGDFHKGHSVGDFYEKGFGEKGHHEKGGHHHEEKGHKDEGGNDEYWGQHAEHGSKGSHEDHKGWGWKGH, encoded by the coding sequence ATGAGAGCAATTGCCTTATTTGGTTTATTGGTGGTGGTAGCGGCGGTGCACGCTAAAAATGTACGCCACAGACGGGAAGCTGATCTTGAAGGAGCGGCATCACATCATTGGGAAAAAGGAGCTGGCGGTGAGCACCATGGCGATCATCATTCCGAAGTAGGTGGATCTGACGAAAAGGGCTACAAGGGCTACCATGCCCAAGATTCCGGTAAAAAAGGTCACTCCCTTCATGAGGGAAATAAAGGGTATTTTGGAGAAAGTGGAGGTCATAAAAAGAACCACCACCACGACGATGGATACTATAACGAACATCATAGCGGCGAAAAAGGCGAAAAAGGTCACAGCTTTGAAGAAAAGGGCCATTTTCATAAAGGACACTCCACTAAGGGTCACCATGGAATCCATAAATTAGACGAGTTCAAGAAAGACAAACACTTCCACGACAAACATGGTGAATCAGGTTTTGATGAAGGCTACGGTGGCTATCACCAGGAAGGTGGCTACAAAAAGGGAGGCGACTTCCATAAAGGACACAGTGTAGGTGACTTCTACGAAAAAGGATTTGGAGAGAAAGGTCATCACGAAAAAGGAGGTCATCACCACGAAGAGAAAGGTCATAAAGATGAAGGTGGCAACGACGAGTACTGGGGCCAGCATGCAGAACACGGTAGCAAAGGATCTCACGAGGACCACAAAGGTTGGGGCTGGAAGGGACATTAA
- the LOC124532079 gene encoding histidine-rich glycoprotein-like produces the protein MKGVLLLGCFAALVLITSARTLEENDKADLESAASHHHEKGGGKEHHAHHHHEHGGKGHKGYKGHHHHEHGKKGHHDHGGHKEHHEGHGGHKKHHHHEDGHHHEHHHGEKGEKGHGFEEKGHYHKGHSTKGHHGVHKLDEFKKNKHFHHKHGESGFEEGHGGHHHEHGHKKGGHFHKGHEHHGHHDHHHGKKGHHEKGGHHHEHKDHHDEGGHHEHHDHHSGYGKKEGHDDHKHWGFKKGH, from the coding sequence ATGAAGGGGGTTCTCTTACTGGGCTGTTTTGCAGCGCTTGTTCTCATTACAAGTGCACGAACCCTAGAGGAAAACGATAAAGCTGATCTCGAATCAGCAGCTTCCCATCATCATGAAAAAGGTGGCGGCAAAGAACATCATGCCCATCATCATCATGAACATGGTGGAAAGGGCCACAAAGGCTACAAAGGACACCACCACCATGAACATGGCAAAAAGGGACATCATGACCATGGCGGCCATAAAGAACATCATGAAGGTCACGGAGGCCACAAGAAACACCATCACCATGAGGACGGTCATCACCACGAACACCACCACGGCGAAAAAGGTGAAAAGGGACACGGATTTGAAGAAAAGGGACATTATCACAAGGGACACTCTACCAAAGGACACCACGGTGTTCATAAATTAGATGAGTTTAAGAAGAATAAGCACTTCCATCACAAACATGGAGAATCAGGCTTCGAAGAAGGTCATGGAGGCCACCATCATGAACACGGTCACAAGAAAGGTGGTCACTTCCACAAGGGACACGAGCACCATGGTCATCACGACCACCACCACGGCAAAAAGGGCCATCATGAAAAGGGCGGCCACCATCACGAACATAAGGACCACCACGACGAAGGTGGTCACCACGAACACCACGACCACCACAGCGGATACGGCAAGAAAGAAGGTCACGATGATCACAAGCACTGGGGTTTCAAGAAGGGCCATTAA